The window GAAGTTTCACATTTTTCTCTTTAACTGCCCCAACACGCGCTTTACCCAAAAAACAGCTTGCATAGAGGGTGTTTACGTCATTTTAGCTTATGGTTCTGATCTGTAACTAAGCTGTATATTCCACGCATTGTTATCGATACGGTCAATTTTGATTCCTCTTTTATCACACATTGGCTGTATGTAACTAGGAACATTGCTTAATCTGACACAATTAGTCCTTTACTAATTTTTCAACAgtgtattattataaatacttaaCAGTTTTTTATTAATCCAACTAGATTCAATTTGTTACTATTATTTactgattaaataaaaaaaaacatcacctGTGTACAGCTTTTAACCACAAGAATCCTATGTCTCCATTCTAGGCTCCAAGAGTCTTATCCAAAATCCAAATGAAATCATATGTACCAACATATTTGCATGAGACTTGTAATTATCACATTATAGAAAATGTGTAATTTGTATTATGTAATGACAAAATAACCATtcgataattaaaaaaattcgaattttgacataaaccaaaaaagttgTATGTAATGAAAAAAGTGTAGGACTATGGTTCATTCCTTAGCTGTCAACAGTACAATGGTCCATTaactctttttatctttttcctattttctctgcaacttctctttctctttcgctTTAAAGCATATCTTAatatccttctctctctcttttttccacCTTTATTATTTACTTCATATTCAAAATCTAACCTTCCTATTAAATAATCTACTCAGAGAGTCATATATATAGCCCCCATCACACTCTCTATTTCTCACAAACCAATCTACACATCCAAATCCACTATTTCACAatatcctctcttctctctcatttcAAAATGTATTCGTTAGTGTTTAAACTCTTTCTATTTTTGTCTCTTCTCCAAATCTGTCTCTCTGCTAGGAACCTAGCATCAGAAGAACCAAACCAGTTTAAACTATTAAAGTATCACAAAGGAGCTCTTCTCTCCGGCAAGATCTCCGTTAACCTAATCTGGTACGGCAAATTCAAACCTTCCCAACGAGCAATCATCTCCGACTTCATCACCTCTCTCACACACACTTCTCCAACGTCCAAAACTCTCCACCAACCATCCGTAGCCACGTGGTGGAAGACTACAGAAAAATACTACAAGCTCGCCGCGTCTGCTAAAAGCTCATCTCcttctctcactctcactctcgGGAAACAAATCCTAGACAAGTCTTGCTCACTTGGTAAATCTTTAACCGATGGAGACATACGTAAGCTTGCTTCAAAAGGTGACCAACGCAACGCAGTCAACGTCGTTTTGACTTCAGCTGACGTGACGGTACAAGGATTCGGTATGAGTCGATGTGGTACTCATGGACACGCACGTGGTTTAGGTAAACGTGGCTCCAAGTTTGCTTACATTTGGGTTGGTAACTCCGAGACACAATGTCCAGGGCAATGTGCGTGGCCATTCCACGCGCCCGTGTATGGACCACAGAGTCCACCACTTGTGGCACCAAACAATGACGTGGGACTCGATGGTATGGTTATTAACTTAGCTAGTCTTTTAGCTGGAACCGCAACGAACCCTTTTGGTAATGGTTATTACCAAGGTCCACAAAATGCACCGCTTGAAGCTGCGTCTGCTTGTCCTGGCGTATATGGTAAAGGTGCTTATCCTGGTTACGCTGGAGATTTGCTTGTGGATACTACAACGGGAGGTAGTTTTAATGCGTATGGTGCAAACGGCANAGACAAGTCTTGCTCACTTGGTAAATCTTTAACCGATGGAGACATACGTAAGCTTGCTTCAAAAGGTGACCAACGCAACGCAGTCAACGTCGTTTTGACTTCAGCTGACGTGACGGTACAAGGATTCGGTATGAGTCGATGTGGTACTCATGGACACGCACGTGGTTTAGGTAAACGTGGCTCCAAGTTTGCTTACATTTGGGTTGGTAACTCCGAGACACAATGTCCAGGGCAATGTGCGTGGCCATTCCACGCGCCCGTGTATGGACCACAGAGTCCACCACTTGTGGCACCAAACAATGACGTGGGACTCGATGGTATGGTTATTAACTTAGCTAGTCTTTTAGCTGGAACCGCAACGAACCCTTTTGGTAATGGTTATTACCAAGGTCCACAAAATGCACCGCTTGAAGCTGCGTCTGCTTGTCCTGGCGTTTATGGTAAAGGTGCTTATCCTGGTTACGCTGGAGATTTGCTTGTGGATACTACAACGGGAGGTAGTTTTAATGCGTATGGTGCAAACGGCAGGAAGTTTTTGCTTCCTGCTTTGTATGATCCCACGTCGTCGACTTGCTCCACTATGGTCTGAGAATTAAAAGGATCCAATGTTTGGTCTTTTGGTagtagaaaataatattctagtgtaattcttttttatttattgttttggttaCAAATTCTAGTGTAATTCAATTTATTCATTAATATCATTATCATTTTTCCCTTATTGCTCGTATATATTTTGATCTTTTATcctttaattagtttaaagaTCATTTCCCAATATTATTGATTCAAGATGGCCTTGTCGCTTGGACGATTATTTAAATGGAATATTCTTAGACAATTTGGCTAAACCGTTTATTTTTGTCTAAGTTTCAGACAAAAAGCCATCCAACttgttagacaaaaacaaaacaatgtaataaaataaattaacaaattatTAAGTGACAGATAATTGGATCGTAAGAAGCCAAAGCCAAAAACACTATATGGAATTTATGGACTTTAATCACTATGTggattattttaatacaaattataaggtcttttttttttttttttctcactgaaatattatatatattgattgttCATAATGGTTGAGAGCAGTAAACTTACAAAAAACGGATCAAAGACAATCAATCAGCAAAACACATAACTAAAAGAGAAGACTAAAGCCTAGCCATATCCTCTAAAAAGAGCTCTTGTAACCATATAGGGTAACTCGTTGCTAAGTACGATTGGCGACGATCCTCTGACACTCTTAGCCAGTGGCCGAGCTAGACCAAAAGTTGAGAGGggtcaaaagattttttttttctttctaataagataaaaatgtgatatttataaggtcaaaataaaattttatttttttagggtaaaaatacaaattttttgaaagatcaaagtataaattttattttaatagtatcaaaatacaaaatttgtgagagtcattttgttatttataagtaaaaatataccagaatttttttaatagggTCAGCTGACCCCACTCCCACTTTACTCGCTCCGCCCCTGCTCTTAGCTATAAGGTGAGCTCCAAGATTTGAGTTTCTGTCTTCCAACACCAGATTCCAATCTAAAAAATCTTCCAAACTTGCTCCCAGTAGAAAGGACTGCAACTTGAAAGAAAGCCATGCTTTTAGCCTAAAGACAACTCCAATAAGCTCTTTATCCTCTCAAGCAAAGATGATTTTTAGCATGCTTTCAATGGACCAAATCCAAGCTTGAATCTTTGCATACTGTTTTGAAAACATATCACCAAACGATATTCTACTATGCAATAAAATCGTGTCTGCATCATTCCGCAGGACCCAAGCAGCTCTACTGCTGTTTGATGTGTTATCCCAAGAAGATGCAAGATTGCATTTCAACCAGCTGAGAGGAGGGGGAGACCAATTCTTTTGTGCTTTGGACGAGCCCTGACTTACATGCTCAACCGATCCCTCTTTCATAGATTGAGCCGTAATCCATTCCTGCACattttctctgattttgttGATCATGTCAGGAGGACTACAACTTTTCCTTCAATGCAAAACAGATTCCTATTTTTTCAGATTTGCCATAAAATCCAAGGGAAAGCTTTCCGGATTTCAACATGTACTTTGCTGTTTTTGCCTACCAAATACCAAAAGCACATAGTACAGATTTTGATAGAAGGATCGAGAATCAAACCCATTTTCTGAACAAGGAAAGTTGAATAAAGCCCAAACAAATTATAAGGTCCAATTCTTAAGTTTTCATTTGGTATAttggtaaaaattaaaaataatcgtGCTATTTTTCTTGAGTTTAAAGGTCCATTtcacatattaagaaataacaGTACAGTTGTCTTTAGTAATGTACACAATTCGTTTGACGTTAATTTTACagaaatatgtataaataataatattttttattcatttaaccACAATCTTGGCCAAAGATGGAACCTAGAAAATGCAAaacttattaaatttattaaaaaaggcATAGTGGTTGATGGAtacttaaaaattattttcggTGGATTTGCCCAACTTCAACTAGAGTAGGTCGCGTGATGGTCATGTGATCGGCCGGTGAACGGTAGGGACGGTTTGGTAACGTACGCGCTTTTGGTCTCTTGACGAATGTTTTAAAGTTGATCGTATCAAAAATCTTTGATGTCCCACCACCACTCATTTGTTCCTTCGTATATGTAAAACGTAGTATCGTTCCCTGCCATCACGATACACCTATACATGCTTTGACTTTGTTAAATCAATGATTTGGTGGGTCAAGGCAATGATAAGTGACAAATATcagtgttgatttttttttgggtatcatATCACTGTTGATTTGAAACAGTAATTGTAGTCTTATAGTTAGTGTtgggcaaataaaccgaaccgaatggACCAAACTGAAATTTCGGTTCCGGTTCGGATATGGTTAGTGGACAATAACCGATTGGATAGTGTTTCAATTATTTATGGATATAAGTTATtaaccgaaccgatatccattcggttatcctaatcaaaccaaactcatattaaaattatgttttagccaAGAATCGAACTTGAGTCCCCTGCAAACTTGAGCGTGCGAAGAGGCCACTGCACCACGTcgaagttttgatattttaatacgttttaattttgataagataataaaaattaaactaaaaaaccaaaccaatatcatatatatttagaccaaaagaccaaaatattttgaataaatcaaatatctagaagtttttagatatatttgttaaattataatcaaattttatttaaataattttaaaaatatatatattacactgTTTCGGGTATCCGGAACCGACCCAAAAATAACCGAAACTGAACCAAAATAGTAAATTAATCGAATGGATCCTAAACCTCTATATCCAAACTACCCGGAACCGAATGGATATatccggaaccgaaccgaatacccGAACGCCCAGGACTACTTATAGTAAATGGAACATTGTTTACGcgtttttctttggtttttttttgggttcaacaTACGACTATACGAGCAATTATCTAGGCAAGAGTTGTGCATGTCAGAGATTTACAAATCAAAACCTAACCATCTAAAAACGAAAACGAAGTCTACATTAAGAAGGAACACGATACAATTAAATAGAGGAAATTATTATCGCATAATCAAAAGTATCTTTAACCACCTTTAACCACTCACGACAATCTATAGCAAATTAGCCATCCACTTGAGCCAATGAGTCAATTAAAGCATTTTGAGCTCTATAGCAGGAGGTGGAGACGAGGAGAACTTCAAGACTAGTAGATGGGTCtgaataaatttgtttctttgtgttatTGTTCGATTACTCTCATGTTCCTATACTCTTGGCCAGTTGATCTCGATTTCAATAAGGTCGATAGTATGTGTACCATTATTCTGgtctttttgtattaaaaaatccaaattcttTAAACGGTTAGTTCGTGTATAAAAGATATTGTCACAATTTAGGCACACCTTTAGCCAAATAAACcgtttctaaaatattttcagTAATATTATGTAAACATAAggaaattttaaaacattaaaaattgtTCACAGGAACAGATTACcaatatatagttataaaatatcatatatatatatatatattgttgatgataaaatatcattaagttacatatacattttttgtttaaactacactttaaatatcaaaattatagaCTTTAGTTTGTTTAGATGATATTGGAAATTTCTCCCTTTTTATGTTCTACTAGATGAGAGAACAAGATAGATTGTtgtggtttagttttttttagcaTTCCTCGCGCGCACTGCACGAGTTATCTTTTGGCGATACGAACAATTGCATTTTCACTGTCAATATTAGGTCGTTTATTGAGTAGTCAAAAACGAAAGCACAAACTATGGTGATCAATATCATATGAATGAAAATTTGGATTAACCACCACACatgattaaatctttttttatctgGCACTGTAGCAGTAAAAAAAACTGTAGTAAATTTAGCCAATTCCCAAGTCTCGTAATCTATTCTACCTCttaaaaaccaaatacaaaatgaccagtttcttcttattttatagtaaaattaCATTTAACAACACACATACTGGTCTtagatacataaaataaaaatttagaaacaacgAGCCTGTTCGTTTTTGAGTCGTGcgactgaatttttttttttaaagcttggTTGTGTCGTACAGATCAGtaaattggagaagaagatacaatAATACAGATATGCAAATTTTTGGtaacaataatttgatttgGGTTTACAGATCTTTAAACTAAAAAAGTCAGCAACAGTCGCTACTTCAAAATAAAAGGTTGGGTTGTATCGCCGTTTCATTTAGTGACTCCAAATTTCTTTGATTCTTGTCGCAGCGACAAAGATTTTGGAGAAtagaaaagagatgaagaaaagacGGAGAATATGTGAAGGTAATTGTTTGATCGCTTGCTGCTGCCGCAGCGACAGTCTCCCGAACAGGCCCAACACCACTCAAAGACAAAATCTTTAAGGTTCACCATAGTGAGAATGAACTTGTAATCCTGTGTATAGTTAGCAGATAGAGTCATAGAAAAGGTTTgcagagaaagaaaacaacacaacaatgtaAACTTAAGagagaattttgatttttcttgtttgttatcGAATGAGAATGAATATAATCACTTGCAAActataattataagaactaaTTAAACATCTTTCTCTATATAGTCAAGACTCTTGCCATATAAGGATTTGTTTTTCTCGAACCTGCTACACCATactacaaaaagaaatataggaataattaaagaaaacattaaGCAAAACATAGTAGACAATTCTCATAATGAAGAAACTAACTTGTAAACTAgtttgaacaaaataaataaaccattACTAATGCATTAACATAGTATAGCTAAGCTACAAAAAATAACCAGTTACAACCAATATAAATTCATTCATGCGTGGATATAGACTCTTAAGAAGCCTAAAAAGCCACAAGTTGTACCCATCAGctatttggaaaaataaacaTACTAATCAGTTCCAGTTAGACAATTTCGAGATGATGTTAAGATTGTCTTGACATCTGTACAagataattttctttctttaggaAGTTCAGTCCTCTGTATCTTCAcaattctaatatatattcgAAAGCCAAGTCTCGTTGGTGATTTCTTCAAAAGAGTACTCTCTGAATATGCTTGATCTTCCGGTTTACCTTTCTCTGTAGTTGACCTTCATCTTCCACATCTTcgttcactaaaaaaaaaaaatataggccCCGATTGGTAACCACTATTATTTGTGGCTGTAGAGACTTTGACTGTAAAATTTTTGCTGTATAGAATTTGGCTGCAGAGACTTTGGCTGTAGATACTTTATCTGTTAAAAtctaattgttaaaaaaaaaactttaaaagctATGACTGTAATTTTATcaataacaaaattgtaaaaaaatacaaatgtgataataaaaataataaatttgtgaagagaagtggatgtcaaaagaaagagaaaaaatgctgataattaatctataaaaaaggtttgtgtaaaaatatatatcaatttatatagagtttttaattatgaggaggaagaaaaaaaaagttttttaatctTGATGGTTTTACAGCGtcattttgaagttttaaaaaaagaagagaaataaagaaggaaaaaatataaatggctgtagaaactttaaaaaataaaaaagtcattAAACCTTGATTGgcaaataaaatgtttttaagacttcaaaatcatttaaagtcttaaaagcctTCACCAATCGGGACCCTAGTAGGATCTGAGAGATATTATTGTAACGGCCCGTCCGTCACCTTTCAGTGGGCTCAATGTCCAATCTCAGTCCATGGAcccacctttcttaatgggcctcacgtcctctcactagatCCGTGCGCGCATCCATAttcgacggtcggtttgctacgtccacgagattttaaagacttgttatcatccctacaaatcaccacatgatctttccctgtgtttttgtcctcactcgcacagttccgacagtcactttccggaaggtcacccatcctgagactactccagcataagcatgcTTAATTGTGGAGTTCTCTCGGGATCTTTGACCGAAATGGTAactgcattttggtgacatagatggtcaaatcaattcttttaaacctctccgcaagtctctgaaaccgggatgtcacaattcacccccactaatagATTGCAACATCCTCGATGCATACCAAGACCGTCATCACcaacggtgtgagcccactggACTTCACACTCGTCtaggttcggctctgataccacttgtaacgccccgaccgccacctttcagtggccccatgtccaatcccagtccatgggccccccttccttaatgggcctcacgtcctgtCACTAGTCCCGTGAGctcatccatatccgacggtcggtttgctacgtccgggagattttaaagatttgttaccatccctacaaatcaccacatgatctttccctgtgttttgtcctcactcgcacagttccgacagtcacttttcggaaggtcacccatcctgagactactccagcataaacaCGCTTAACGGTGGAGTTCTCTCGGGActtttgaccgaaaagataagtgcattttggtgacaaaGGTAGCCagatcaattcttttaaacttccTCTGAAACCGGGATGTCACAATTATAAAGGTACTACAAAAATCAAAGCAAGAGAAGGCGAAAAGAGTCGAAATAGCAGTTACTACGAAAATCAAGCAAGGGACGACGAAGAAGTCAAGCAACATAAAAAATTCAAGATGATTGGTTAATTTTTGTCAAGGACATGTGGCATTGTCTCTATTACTGATGTGTGATGTggtagaaggaagaagaaagttggCCAACTTGGATTAATCAAACAACATAAAGAATTCAAGATAATTGGTTAATTGTAGTCATAGACATGTGATACTGTTTCCCTTACTATGTGTGAtgtaacataaaaataaagagagttgGCCAACTTTGGTAGTATACTAAACTACAAACATTAGAAAACAACCTAATTAACTTGCATGATTAATGCATGTCTCGCCTGTAGCaatcacataattttatattcattatatagattaataatattaataataaattaattgtaaatataaattactaaaagatatttgtagatagatatattaaacaattaataaatccatataaaatcacattttaaaatgttaaatatcaTGATTTTGTTGGGTTAATGAGCCGGCCCGTTCTAGCCCAATAAggataaatgttttattaaccCTTTTACTCTCTCTCACCTGTGTTACGTCTCTGTAAATACTCCGAAAATGGAACCTCCAAAGTCCGAAAAGACGCCGGAGAAATCAACCTCCGAAGCTCCAGTCACCGTTTCCTCCGCCTTTCCTCCTTCCGGATGCTGTACTAACTGCGGCGGACCAACGATTTCCGAACCACCACCACTAGCTTCATTCCCGGAGATGTCACCACCACCGAACTACCGCCCGATCCGAGCTCCAGCCATCAATCTCCCACACAACTCTCAGGCGATCATTCTCTCCCCCGTTCCTCACGCCGAACAAGTCCCTGTCGTAACTCCGCCGTATCAATTCGAGACTCCGATCAAAAGAATCCACTCCCCCGACGATATCCGCCGATTTCAGGAATCTGCTTCTTGTAAGAACTTCCTAGGGTTCGTTGTTTCGTTATCGGAATCGATCCGTGGGCAAAAGATCTCAGATCCTTGTCATATCTCACCAACCGTAGCCGCCATAGTTTCAATCCTCGAAACCTTGTTACAATGGATCGACGAGATTCCTCCTGCTCAACAATCAGCTCGATACGGCAACGTTTCGTTCAGGTCATGGCACGAACGGCTCNGCCCGATCCGAGCTCCAGCCATCAATCTCCCACACAACTCTCAGGCGATCATTCTCTCCCCCGTTCCTCACGCCGAACAAGTCGCCGTCGTAACTCCGCCGTATCAATTCGAGACTCCGATCAAAAGAATCCACTCCCCCGACGATATCCGCCGATTTCAGGAATCTGCTTCTTGTAAGAACTTCCTAGGGTTCGTTGTTTCGTTATCGGAATCGATCCGTGGGCAAAAGATCTCAGATCCTTGTCATATCTCACCAACCGTAGCCGCCATAGTTTCAATCCTCGAAACCTTGTTACAATGGATCGACGAGATTCCTCCTGCTCAACAATCAGCTCGATACGGCAACGTTTCGTTCAGGTCATGGCACGAACGGCTCCGTGAGAGAGGTGAAACGCTTATTCTTGAGTTTCTCCCTGAGGAATTCAAAGGATCTAGGATTGAGATTGTTCCTTACTTCTTGGATAGCTTTGGGAACTCGAGTAGGATCGATTACGGAACCGGACACGAGACTAATTTCGCGGCGTGGTTGTATTGTTTAGCTAGGATGGGGATTGTGAAGGAAGAGGATTACCATGGTTTGGTTGCTAGGGTTTTTGTTAAGTATTTGGAATTGATGAGGAAACTGCAAATGGTTTACTGCTTAGAACCAGCTGGATCTCATGGAGTTTGGGGACTTGATGATTACCATTTCTTGCCTTTCATATTTGGGAGTTCTCAGTTGATTGATCACAAGTATATGAAACCGAAGTCGATTCATAACGATGACATTTTGGAGAATTTCTCTAGTGAATACATGTACTTGTCTTGTATTGCCTttgtgaagaaggtgaagaaaggTTTGTTCGCTGAGCATTCGCCGTTGTTGGATGATATAAGCGGTGTACCGAACTGGAAGAAAGTGAATAGCGGTTTGCTTAAGATGTATAAGGTCGAAGTGCTCGAGAAAGTTCCTATTATGCAGCATTTCCTCTTTGGCTGGCTCATCAAATGGTATGAttcatcttctcttttccttttgtcTCATTTTTAGCTGATATAGAAACCTTTGGTTGTGTAATGGTTTGTATTGGATTATCTATCCTGAGAGGAATATTTAGAATGACTATTCATGTTGGTGATCTTAACCTGTGATGATTTATGATATTGAGAATTCATAGATGGCTTACCAAATTCAGAACAGATGATACTTTAGTGGAATCATGGTCTTCTGGGTGATCAATGGGTCTACTGGGAAGTCATAGCTTCTCGGTTGTTTTTGTATGAATTTTGCTGATCTTGTAAGGTAGAGAAATGTTTTAAGTTTGCAGATCGAGGTTACATTACCTGCGGATGGATTTTCTAGTATGTGGTTTCGCATGTGTGATCATTAATTGGATACTTGTAGAGAATTATTTGCTAAAAACTTATGTGAACGTATTTTGGTACATCTGCACATTATTGTTTGCATCGCCATTCTCTACCTAATGTCATTGTGAAAAAAAAGTGACAGCttctttttaacctttttagcTAAACATCTCTTGTTGAGTTCTACACAGCTGGATGTTTATTTTGCACCCTTGAATGgcatatgttttaaaacatcTTCGTGGAATCTAATTGTGTAGAAAATGGTGTTCGCAGGGAAGAGTGATTTACTTTAGTGACATACATGGAAGCAAGGACAGCGATCTTCTCGTCCTTGAGGTGGCTTAACATAAAGTAGAGACGCTTTTGCTTTTTACATGTAATCCGATACGCATGGTTTATATTTTGGTTGTCTATCATGCCATCTTCTGCTTGTATTCTCTGCGTTTTAGACGTCACATTGTCTTTTTGATGATTCTTTTCTACCTCTTATGCTTTGAAAGTATCTAATAGAGTTCAGAACCAGATCAAGAGAAAACGACAATCGAAACAATGAGGCTAAAACTTTCCTGCTTGTGATCTCACACGAGACTCttatttaagaagaagaaaaaactagaAACGATAATTTTAATCACCAATATCACTCAATGTGAGTGACTATGTTAATGATTCATCAGGACAATGCATATGATCAGCATGTACCTAATGGGTAATTCACCCATCAGAAATTATTGAGGTTTTCTGTTTTGGATTGTGAAATGGATGATGATAAGCTCATAAGAGTATATGAGAGGCAAAAGTGAAGACGTGCAAGTGAGAATGCACATGAGAAGGAAGcttgagtgaagaagaagatatctttAAGTCGTAACAAACTTTAGAGAGTATAAATAGTGAGTAGAGTCTATTGTAAAGCGGCATCCTGCGTGATCATTTGTGTTGTTAGAGCGTATGGCTCTGTTCTTGGTGATGAGATtggagaactgtaactccaaGCTTATCAAATAGGGTTTGAGATTGTATTGTGgattgagaagagataagagagaagagttcttaCCTTCAAACTTATCAAATGGTGCGTTTGTGTGCTCGGATCGACTCTAACGCCATAGATCCCGTTGCAATTCCAGTTTTCACAGGTGCGAGATCTGATTTGCGTCCTTGCCTTGATTGGATGGAGCATTGTTTTGTGTTGGGAGATTACACAGGTTTTGAGAGATTACACTTTGCACATGGCTTCATCGAA is drawn from Camelina sativa cultivar DH55 chromosome 8, Cs, whole genome shotgun sequence and contains these coding sequences:
- the LOC104707209 gene encoding protein EXORDIUM isoform X2, giving the protein MYSLVFKLFLFLSLLQICLSARNLASEEPNQFKLLKYHKGALLSGKISVNLIWYGKFKPSQRAIISDFITSLTHTSPTSKTLHQPSVATWWKTTEKYYKLAASAKSSSPSLTLTLGKQILDKSCSLGKSLTDGDIRKLASKGDQRNAVNVVLTSADVTVQGFGMSRCGTHGHARGLGKRGSKFAYIWVGNSETQCPGQCAWPFHAPVYGPQSPPLVAPNNDVGLDGMVINLASLLAGTATNPFGNGYYQGPQNAPLEAASACPGVYGKGAYPGYAGDLLVDTTTGGSFNAYGANGRKFLLPALYDPTSSTCSTMV
- the LOC104707210 gene encoding serine/threonine-protein phosphatase 2A activator isoform X2; the encoded protein is MEPPKSEKTPEKSTSEAPVTVSSAFPPSGCCTNCGGPTISEPPPLASFPEMSPPPNYRPIRAPAINLPHNSQAIILSPVPHAEQVAVVTPPYQFETPIKRIHSPDDIRRFQESASCKNFLGFVVSLSESIRGQKISDPCHISPTVAAIVSILETLLQWIDEIPPAQQSARYGNVSFRSWHERLRERGETLILEFLPEEFKGSRIEIVPYFLDSFGNSSRIDYGTGHETNFAAWLYCLARMGIVKEEDYHGLVARVFVKYLELMRKLQMVYCLEPAGSHGVWGLDDYHFLPFIFGSSQLIDHKYMKPKSIHNDDILENFSSEYMYLSCIAFVKKVKKGLFAEHSPLLDDISGVPNWKKVNSGLLKMYKVEVLEKVPIMQHFLFGWLIKWEE
- the LOC104707210 gene encoding serine/threonine-protein phosphatase 2A activator isoform X1, yielding MEPPKSEKTPEKSTSEAPVTVSSAFPPSGCCTNCGGPTISEPPPLASFPEMSPPPNYRPIRAPAINLPHNSQAIILSPVPHAEQVPVVTPPYQFETPIKRIHSPDDIRRFQESASCKNFLGFVVSLSESIRGQKISDPCHISPTVAAIVSILETLLQWIDEIPPAQQSARYGNVSFRSWHERLRERGETLILEFLPEEFKGSRIEIVPYFLDSFGNSSRIDYGTGHETNFAAWLYCLARMGIVKEEDYHGLVARVFVKYLELMRKLQMVYCLEPAGSHGVWGLDDYHFLPFIFGSSQLIDHKYMKPKSIHNDDILENFSSEYMYLSCIAFVKKVKKGLFAEHSPLLDDISGVPNWKKVNSGLLKMYKVEVLEKVPIMQHFLFGWLIKWEE
- the LOC104707209 gene encoding protein EXORDIUM isoform X1 encodes the protein MYSLVFKLFLFLSLLQICLSARNLASEEPNQFKLLKYHKGALLSGKISVNLIWYGKFKPSQRAIISDFITSLTHTSPTSKTLHQPSVATWWKTTEKYYKLAASAKSSSPSLTLTLGKQILDKSCSLGKSLTDGDIRKLASKGDQRNAVNVVLTSADVTVQGFGMSRCGTHGHARGLGKRGSKFAYIWVGNSETQCPGQCAWPFHAPVYGPQSPPLVAPNNDVGLDGMVINLASLLAGTATNPFGNGYYQGPQNAPLEAASACPGVYGKGAYPGYAGDLLVDTTTGGSFNAYGANGRKFLLPALYDPTSSTCSTMV